The following coding sequences are from one bacterium window:
- a CDS encoding M3 family metallopeptidase: MAAKEVLSAELREQLRFDLTGRLVKDEEQFESLMKTVEAITDRLALYEGKITSHPHECLAFLQLREEMDEILGKLWTYRLLDESVDTRKQGVTSTLQTRLDPISARLVFADLELKAISEATWNEWLTTVPQLSGWTEMMRRLWREIPHTLSRTEEELLAQLSAPLSAWHKDLYQTLVSRTQFAEFEVDGQTLNAMRDQSALMLVKDRAIREKAWNAFYEGYAEHRDLFAFGFNRVVQTGNLRARLAKFDDALHAQAHYIHLTRDQVAGLWNGLDAMTPLLRRYTEADCKRRSIELGITDIEPWDLEQEAADFEQPQYTASQAFDDINEALALLGNDVERELKKLLDPKEGRIDMYGGPNRRPGAFSISPGKTPGFFYLDQYHGTIDQVRTIAHEAGHTVHHTLMNAKGLPSYASDGPTYVTETAAMTFEEIYHHHLLERETNPKIRQFLMQKQLADMISVIRIGWIARFEADVYTELRNRNDDGKGLLTPEEFDQLAEPSAKARSIFYPKYKQPLALWQVVHHYYTVPLYNLNYLISSLLTMELAGRVANDKGFAKNIANLFSHPFDQPTADILRNTVGIDFARDDWYKQAVANMEKYLSEFEQYVATLKK; the protein is encoded by the coding sequence ATGGCAGCTAAAGAAGTATTATCCGCTGAGTTGCGGGAACAACTCCGGTTTGATCTCACCGGTCGTTTGGTCAAGGACGAGGAGCAGTTTGAATCCCTCATGAAAACGGTCGAAGCAATCACCGACCGGTTAGCACTGTATGAAGGAAAAATCACAAGCCATCCCCATGAATGTCTTGCTTTCCTTCAGTTGCGCGAAGAGATGGATGAGATTTTAGGGAAATTGTGGACGTACCGGTTGCTCGATGAATCGGTTGATACCCGAAAACAAGGCGTTACCAGTACATTGCAAACCCGGCTTGACCCGATTAGCGCACGGTTGGTATTCGCCGATCTCGAACTGAAAGCGATTTCGGAAGCGACTTGGAATGAGTGGTTGACGACCGTCCCGCAGCTTTCCGGTTGGACTGAAATGATGCGGCGGCTATGGCGTGAAATTCCCCATACCTTAAGCCGCACCGAAGAAGAGTTGCTTGCCCAGTTGTCCGCTCCGTTGTCGGCTTGGCACAAGGACCTGTATCAGACACTGGTTTCCCGTACCCAATTCGCCGAGTTTGAAGTCGACGGTCAAACGCTGAATGCGATGCGCGACCAATCTGCGTTGATGTTGGTGAAAGATCGAGCAATCCGGGAAAAAGCGTGGAACGCTTTCTATGAAGGATATGCCGAACATCGCGATTTGTTTGCGTTCGGTTTCAACCGGGTTGTGCAAACCGGAAACCTTCGCGCCCGTTTGGCTAAGTTCGACGACGCACTTCACGCCCAAGCGCATTATATCCACTTGACCCGCGACCAAGTCGCCGGATTGTGGAACGGTTTGGATGCGATGACCCCTTTGCTGCGCCGTTACACCGAAGCTGATTGTAAGCGACGTTCCATCGAGTTGGGTATTACTGACATCGAACCGTGGGATTTGGAACAGGAAGCGGCCGATTTTGAGCAACCCCAGTACACTGCTTCGCAGGCTTTCGATGATATCAACGAAGCGTTAGCGTTATTGGGCAACGACGTCGAACGGGAACTCAAGAAGTTACTCGATCCCAAAGAAGGCCGTATCGATATGTACGGTGGACCGAACCGGCGACCGGGGGCTTTCTCAATCAGCCCCGGTAAAACTCCCGGCTTCTTTTATCTCGATCAATATCACGGGACAATTGATCAGGTTCGGACAATCGCCCATGAAGCGGGACATACGGTACACCACACGTTGATGAATGCAAAGGGTCTTCCCAGCTACGCCAGCGATGGTCCGACTTATGTCACCGAAACAGCGGCGATGACATTTGAAGAAATCTATCATCATCATCTGTTAGAGCGGGAAACCAATCCGAAGATTCGCCAATTTCTGATGCAGAAGCAATTAGCAGATATGATTAGCGTTATCCGTATCGGTTGGATTGCACGGTTTGAAGCGGATGTTTACACTGAGTTGCGCAACCGAAACGATGATGGCAAAGGATTATTGACACCGGAAGAATTCGATCAACTTGCTGAACCATCAGCGAAGGCGCGTTCGATATTCTATCCGAAATACAAGCAACCGTTGGCATTGTGGCAAGTTGTACACCATTATTATACCGTACCGTTGTACAACTTGAACTATTTGATTTCGTCGTTACTGACGATGGAGTTAGCCGGTCGAGTCGCCAATGACAAAGGATTTGCCAAGAATATCGCCAATCTCTTCTCCCATCCGTTCGATCAGCCGACGGCGGATATTCTCCGGAATACCGTCGGGATCGATTTCGCTCGCGACGACTGGTACAAGCAAGCCGTGGCGAATATGGAGAAGTATCTTAGCGAATTTGAACAATATGTGGCGACCCTCAAAAAGTAA
- a CDS encoding RNA polymerase sigma factor produces the protein MSDPDWSLLSLARAGYRNAWQSLVDKHYQRLVNLAFLITGSRDTACDIAQETFLRVIECHPKHELGTLSGYLSTIAFHSALKNKDRQRRESSLENVANTLDSGFTPWEHVVADEQVMMATRAIAGLDSDERNVLVLRFYGDLSYEEIATQLVVPIGTVKSRLFRAVGKCREYFVKMGVTP, from the coding sequence GTGAGCGATCCGGATTGGTCACTACTATCGCTTGCGCGCGCCGGTTATCGGAACGCTTGGCAATCGTTGGTCGACAAACATTATCAACGGTTGGTTAATCTCGCATTTCTGATAACCGGTTCGCGGGATACCGCTTGCGATATAGCACAAGAGACGTTTCTCCGGGTGATCGAATGTCATCCGAAACACGAGTTAGGAACGCTAAGCGGTTATCTCTCAACTATTGCGTTTCACAGCGCTTTGAAAAACAAAGACCGGCAGCGGCGGGAGTCGTCGCTTGAGAACGTTGCAAATACATTGGATAGTGGTTTTACGCCGTGGGAGCATGTTGTCGCCGACGAGCAGGTAATGATGGCTACGCGTGCCATCGCAGGATTGGATTCCGATGAGCGCAATGTATTAGTCTTACGATTTTATGGCGATTTGTCTTACGAGGAAATCGCAACCCAACTCGTGGTTCCCATTGGCACTGTAAAATCGCGATTGTTTCGGGCAGTGGGAAAATGTCGAGAATATTTTGTAAAAATGGGGGTTACGCCTTGA